The Candidatus Bathyarchaeota archaeon sequence CAGAGGAATACTTCAGCTTATGTACTGAGGTAAGTGAAGTAGTTGGAGTGCCTTTGAGTTTTGAAGGTCGTTACAAGTGGATAGTCTTTCTTCCCTCTCGGATGCATCCTAATGTGGCTGTGTTGAATCGCTACTATGGAGTCAAAGAAGATGGCAGAATCAAGGTTAGAGGTATAGATGCTCGAAGAAGAGATACGCCGAAATTTGTGCATGATGCCCAAATGGAAATGATTAAAGTGCTGGCTACTGCTAGTGACTCTAAAGCTTTCATCGAGAAAATACCTGAAGCTCTGAAGGTGATTAGGAAAAATAGAAGAAGACTGATAGATGGAGAAGTTCCAATCTGGGACTTGGTCATCACTAAACGTCTTTCTAAAAATCTGGAAGATTATACGCAGAAAGTCAGTCAAGTAATTGCAGCTGAACAACTTCTGAAGGAAGGCGTCGAGGTTTCTGCTGGAAAGAGTGTAAAATTTCTCTTCACAAGTGCGAAAAGCAAACGTTATGAACGAAGAGTTAGAGCAGAAGAATTGATTGAAGAAAACACGAATTCAGATGTTAAAAAGTACCTTCTCCTCTTGTATTCCGCTGCTTCAAACATTCTAAGCCCATTTGGCTACTCAGCAAAGGATATCTACGACTCAGTGAGAGGCTATCAATGCACAAAGCTTACCTCATATTAATCCAAGCTCCACAAGCAAGGAGATGTCTCCCGCATCTTCCCTATTTTTCTTATGAACCTAAACAACAATGTTTTTGAAGAAACAAAGAGCAAGCTATCGGTGTGGAACACCATGCCATTGAGGATTAGAAGTTATCGGAGTGATGACGAAGAAGATTGGCTGAAGTGTCATGTTAATGCTTACATTGGCTCCAATGAACGGCGGTTTTTGAAAGAAAAAACTCGATATACAAGGCCGACCATCGAGTTAGTTGTTGTTGACGATCAAAGAATCGTGGTGTAGCTAATCAGCTAAGAAACCCAAGATTAAAGGGAGGAAGACCTAAAAAGTTTGAGGCCGATTAAAATGGTAAAGTCTGCAAGTATAAGAGAACAGAGAATTAAACGAGCAGCAATGATAGAACTGAGGAAATATTTTGAGAATACTAGACACGGTGTACATTACATTAAGAAAGTTACCAATAAGAAGGATGTTGGTAAGAACGTGCAGAGTAAGATGGTAGGTATAATCAGTGGACTTAGACATGAATATCTAATAAAAGGGACTAACTACAGAATAGACCTATATGATCCATTTGAAAATATAGCCTATGAAATAGCATTAGGAGATGGAACTGAGATTTTTAAAGACTGCATTAAAGCAATGCTGGCTAAAGTAGAGAAACTAGTAATATTCTGTAGAGACTACCCACATGCTAGTATGTCTGGTTATGGATACATGAAGAAGCAATGGAGAGCTATGAAAGATAAGCTACCGTTACATGTTGAACTAGTAAACTTTATGGAGAAGCCTCCCCTTAAGGAGATTAAAAACGGCTAAGTCCAGCATCCTTTATACTCAAACGTTCTTTGATTAACCGGCTCCTCATGAAGTTCGCAATAGCCAACTACGAAGCTAACGACAGCTACAAACGAAACCTATGTTTAGCCTACAACCACTACGTCAAATTTCATGGTTTAAGCTGGGAAGTTCCAAGATACAAGCCTTCAGAGAAGTTGCCTAAGATTCCAACCGAAGAAAAAGTCAACATGCTGATAAGTGTGTCACCATTCAAGCTTGCTGTTAGACTCTGCCTTTCGAAGGAATCGAAAAGGGTGTTTGGGAATACCATATAGGTGGATATCAAGTTTTGTTCAAATGGCTAAGCTACAGAAGAAGAAGGAAATTGACACTTGAGGATATAAAGCATTACTGTAAGGTTGTAACTGCGATTAAGAGAACAATTGAAATTCAAGATGAAATAGATGAGCTATATCCTCATGTTGAAAAAAGAAAGGAGTTAAGGGATAATTGCGGGTTGCCCTAGCCTGGTAGGAGTTCTACAGTCACAAAAACTCTGAAGCTGATTTAGAACTGAGGAAACCAGCCTCTTGAGGTTGGGAACGAACAGTACACCAGCCCGCTAACCCATAAACTGTTTTTGCAGCTCAACAACCTCACCACTATCACGAGCCTGCACATAAACCTCTAACAACTCCTCATTAAGACTGAGAAACGTGTGCCCCCACTTGAAAACCGAAAGCAGCTTCTCCCCCTCCCCCTTAAAGCCTGCAATAATAAGCGCCGCCGCCAACGCCTCAACAGTACTAAGCTTAGTCGGTTTCCCATAATTAATTGGATTTGCAGCAATCAAATATGGCAGACAACGCGACGCCCCTCTCAAATTAAGAAACCGTTTCACGTCATCAGCATGTTTCCAACTAAAATCCAAACCCACAAGACCCCTCTTCTCAATTCGTTCACGATCACTGGGCGAAAACGCCCTCTCGGCAAACGGGTTCAGAATCACCGCACCTCTAGGCAACTCTCGTGTCTGATGGACAACCCAAACAAGATTATGACGTTTCAGCTTGAGCGCTGAACATTTTCGCGGATCACACTGCCTAGCGTGGTAAACAACGATTTGGACGTTTTTAGGGTGCACTCTTTCGCACCTTCAAATGCGACATCGGGTCATCTATAACCTTTGGAATCCAATCCAGCAAGTCCGTAGCCACCATATGACAGCCCTTTACGCTTTTTACAAAGTCGCCAGCAGCACCATTAATGAAAGCACCAGCCACCGCAGCCTCAAACGGGTCAACCTGCTGGGCCAAAAACGCACCAACGACTCCAGAAAGCACGTCACCCGTCCCACCTACAGTCATACCCGGATTGCCTGAAAAGTTCAACTTCACCTTTCTGCCATCAGAAATTACATCAGTGTACCCCTTCAACAAAACCACCGCATTAAGCTTCGCAGCTGTTTTCCTCACCTTTTCCATTTTTTCTTCAAGGCTGGACGGCAATTCCTTGCCAGTTAAGATGGAGTATTCTTCAGCGTGAGGCGTCAAAACCAATGGACCCCGCAGTGGACGCTTGAATTCTGCAAAAGCTTTCAATCCGTCAGCGTCTAGCAGCAATGGCGTTTTTGTCTCTTCTGCAGCGGCCACAATCTCTTCAACAGCCCTCTTAGTGTCTGTATGAAGCTCAAGACCCGGACCTATAACCGCTGCAGTTGCCCTTCCCAGATACTGCTTAATTTGCGAAACATTATCTGAGCCAAGGTGGACGCCTTCAAGTTTGATTGTGATCAGATTTGGCGTCATTGAAGAAATTGCGTAGGCTGTCTTTTCAGGAGCAACAACATAAGCCAAATCCACACCGGTGCGGAGGGCCGCGAGAGCAACAAGAGCAGGGGCACCCGAATAGGATTCGCTTCCGCCCACAACCAACAGCTTGCCAAAATCTCCTTTATGCGACTCAGCGGAGCGCGGTTTGACAACTAGGGCAACATCGCCAGGTCCTGCGAAGTTTTCGCAAATTTCGGGCAGTCCAATATTTTTTACCAGCAATTCGCCTACATACTCCTTTGCTTTGAGCAAGCCTAGCTTCGCTTTATGAAACGTGACTGTCAAATCGGCTTTAACAACCTCACCTAACACTTCGCCAGAGTCTGAATCCAGACCAGTTGGAGTATCAACAGCCAAGCAAAAAGCTTGCATTCCATTTATCGCCCTAATCAGCTGCAAAACTGGTTGTCGCGGGGCTCCTTTCAATCCGATACCTAATAACGCGTCAACAACAACGTCTGCTTTAACGTCTGGAACTTGGGAGGAATCGGTGACTACATGCACTCTTACAGAGTT is a genomic window containing:
- a CDS encoding DUF367 family protein codes for the protein MHPKNVQIVVYHARQCDPRKCSALKLKRHNLVWVVHQTRELPRGAVILNPFAERAFSPSDRERIEKRGLVGLDFSWKHADDVKRFLNLRGASRCLPYLIAANPINYGKPTKLSTVEALAAALIIAGFKGEGEKLLSVFKWGHTFLSLNEELLEVYVQARDSGEVVELQKQFMG
- a CDS encoding NAD(P)H-hydrate dehydratase, producing MQANIITSREMRALETNAEYYGVSRLQLMENAGCSVASEISARFQPKKTRVAIFCGLGGNGGDGFVAARHLLSRAYQVEVIVAGKTVDIRHEAAVKNWSTLQSLKNSVRVHVVTDSSQVPDVKADVVVDALLGIGLKGAPRQPVLQLIRAINGMQAFCLAVDTPTGLDSDSGEVLGEVVKADLTVTFHKAKLGLLKAKEYVGELLVKNIGLPEICENFAGPGDVALVVKPRSAESHKGDFGKLLVVGGSESYSGAPALVALAALRTGVDLAYVVAPEKTAYAISSMTPNLITIKLEGVHLGSDNVSQIKQYLGRATAAVIGPGLELHTDTKRAVEEIVAAAEETKTPLLLDADGLKAFAEFKRPLRGPLVLTPHAEEYSILTGKELPSSLEEKMEKVRKTAAKLNAVVLLKGYTDVISDGRKVKLNFSGNPGMTVGGTGDVLSGVVGAFLAQQVDPFEAAVAGAFINGAAGDFVKSVKGCHMVATDLLDWIPKVIDDPMSHLKVRKSAP